In a genomic window of Muntiacus reevesi chromosome 1, mMunRee1.1, whole genome shotgun sequence:
- the LOC136155386 gene encoding prostaglandin E2 omega-hydroxylase CYP4F21-like, translating into MLELSLSWLGLGPVAASLWLLLLLVGASWILTRVLAWTYTFYNCCRLQCFQHPLKLKWFFAHLYLVPPTEQGLRKLIQLAANYPRGYKIWFGPITPKIIFCHPDMLRSITNASAAIAVKDMEFYNLLKPWLGDGLLLSAGDKWNKHCRMLTSAFHFNILKPYMKIFTKSTDIMHTKWECLVTEGHTHLDIYEHISLMTLDGLQKCVFSFDSNCQEDDLTQLPFLTMCIKESLRLHPPVTSIFRRCTQDIMLPDGRVIPKGVICLISIFATHHNPSVWPDPEVYDPFRFDPENIRGRSPLAFIPFSAGPRNCTGQTFAMTEMKVVLALTLLHFSFLPDKEEPHRKPELILRPEGGLWLQVEPLSAGAR; encoded by the exons ATGCTGGAGCTGAGCCTGTCCTGGCTGGGACTCGGGCCAGTGGCAGCctccctgtggctgctgctgttgctggtcGGGGCCTCCTGGATCCTGACCCGTGTCCTGGCCTGGACCTACACCTTCTACAACTGTTGCCGCCTCCAATGTTTCCAGCATCCCCTGAAACTGAAATGGTTCTTCGCTCACCTGTACCTG GTCCCCCCGACAGAGCAGGGCTTAAGAAAATTAATCCAGCTGGCAGCTAACTACCCCCGTGGATATAAGATCTGGTTTGGCCCCATCACTCCCAAGATCATTTTCTGCCACCCTGACATGCTCCGGAGCATCACCAATGCCTCAG CTGCTATCGCAGTCAAGGATATGGAATTCTACAACCTTCTGAAGCCCTGGCTGG GGGATGGGCTCCTGCTGAGTGCTGGTGACAAGTGGAACAAGCACTGTCGCATGCTGACATCTGCCTTCCACTTCAACATCCTGAAGCCCTATATGAAGATTTTCaccaaaagcacagacatcatGCAC ACCAAGTGGGAGTGCCTGGTCACAGAAGGCCACACCCATCTAGACATATATGAACACATCAGCCTCATGACCCTGGATGGTCTGCAGAAATGTGTCTTCAGTTTTGACAGCAATTGCCAGGA GGACGACTTGACCCAGTTGCCCTTCCTGACCATGTGCATCAAGGAGAGTCTGCGGTTGCACCCCCCAGTCACCAGCATCTTCCGCCGCTGTACCCAGGACATCATGCTCCCAGATGGCCGGGTCATCCCCAAAG GTGTGATCTGCCTCATCAGTATTTTTGCGACCCACCACAACCCATCTGTGTGGCCAGATCCTGAG GTCTATGATCCCTTCCGCTTCGACCCAGAAAACATCAGAGGGAGGTCACCTCTGGCTTTTATTCCCTTCTCAGCGGGCCCCAG GAACTGCACTGGACAGACGTTTGCCATGACTGAAATGAAGGTGGTCCTCGCTCTCACCCTGCTACACTTCAGTTTTCTGCCTGACAAGGAGGAGCCACACAGGAAGCCGGAGCTGATTCTGCGCCCGGAGGGTGGACTTTGGCTGCAGGTGGAGCCGCTGAGCGCAGGCGCTCGGTGA